In bacterium 336/3, the following proteins share a genomic window:
- a CDS encoding X-Pro aminopeptidase: MKYAPIPKELFIENRRTVANALFPESVAVFHSNDIMPTSADGTMPFKQSSDLFYLTGADQEETILIICPDARDKKMREILFIKETNEHIATWEGHKLTKQEAHEVSGIQTIYWLSEFEKVFALLAFESENIYLNTNEHTRAVVEVETRDARFIKYCKEKFPLHNYKRLAPIMHRLRAVKSTWEIFLMKKACQITEKGFRRLLNFIKPNVWEYEIEAELSHEFLRNRSRGFAYTPIIASGKNACVLHYIENNQQCKEGDVILLDVAAEYANYASDLTRCVPVSGRFTQRQKDVYNAVLRVMKAAKIMLVKGNNWDKYHKEVGKMMESELIGLGLLHKHEVEKQNPDYPLYKKYFMHGTSHFLGLDVHDVGSKYHTFEAGMVFTCEPGIYIPEEGLGIRLENDILITEDGNIDLMENIPIEADEIETLMNSK; encoded by the coding sequence ATGAAATACGCACCCATTCCTAAAGAACTTTTTATTGAAAATAGAAGAACTGTAGCAAATGCCCTTTTTCCTGAATCTGTTGCAGTTTTCCATTCTAATGATATTATGCCAACCAGTGCTGATGGAACAATGCCATTTAAACAAAGTAGCGATTTGTTCTATTTGACAGGTGCAGACCAAGAAGAAACCATTTTAATTATCTGCCCAGATGCTCGTGATAAAAAAATGCGTGAAATTTTATTTATCAAAGAGACCAATGAGCATATTGCTACTTGGGAAGGACATAAACTTACCAAACAAGAAGCTCACGAAGTTTCAGGCATCCAGACAATTTATTGGCTTTCAGAGTTTGAAAAAGTATTTGCTTTGCTTGCCTTTGAATCTGAAAATATTTACCTGAATACTAATGAACATACCAGAGCTGTTGTAGAAGTAGAAACTCGTGATGCAAGATTTATTAAATATTGTAAAGAAAAATTCCCTTTACACAATTACAAGCGTTTAGCTCCTATTATGCATCGCTTGAGAGCTGTAAAATCTACTTGGGAGATTTTTCTAATGAAAAAAGCCTGCCAAATTACTGAAAAAGGTTTTAGAAGGCTTTTAAATTTTATCAAACCCAACGTTTGGGAGTATGAGATTGAAGCTGAGTTATCTCATGAGTTTTTACGCAATCGTTCAAGAGGCTTTGCGTATACACCTATTATTGCCTCTGGTAAAAATGCTTGCGTTTTACATTATATTGAAAACAATCAGCAATGTAAAGAGGGTGATGTAATTTTGTTAGATGTGGCTGCTGAATATGCTAATTATGCTTCTGACCTTACTCGTTGTGTCCCAGTTAGTGGACGTTTTACCCAACGTCAAAAAGATGTATATAATGCTGTTTTGAGAGTTATGAAAGCAGCTAAAATTATGCTTGTAAAAGGTAATAATTGGGACAAATATCACAAAGAAGTTGGTAAAATGATGGAGAGTGAACTCATTGGACTTGGTTTATTGCATAAACATGAGGTAGAAAAGCAAAATCCTGATTATCCTCTATACAAAAAATATTTTATGCATGGAACATCTCATTTTTTAGGTTTAGATGTACATGATGTGGGTAGCAAATATCATACTTTTGAAGCAGGTATGGTTTTCACTTGCGAACCAGGCATTTATATTCCTGAAGAAGGTTTGGGTATTCGTTTAGAAAATGATATTTTGATTACAGAAGATGGAAACATTGACCTTATGGAAAATATCCCCATTGAAGCTGATGAAATAGAAACTTTAATGAATAGTAAATAA